The following are from one region of the Candidatus Edwardsbacteria bacterium genome:
- a CDS encoding PASTA domain-containing protein, whose amino-acid sequence MPIYEQTSNKKNVWVAILSGALSGLITTILFWAFIQPILEMSEVPDVTGKKVEIAKSLLEGRGFRVYEETAISDPTVPDGTVSKQDPVPGSKVRKGWTVKVWPNSAGAEVPNMKSLPLAQATVVLQQSGLKLGQVIMQPSDSVEKDGVISSNPVFGLKVSKDSAVDLIVSAGAGEVAVPSVRGWGRSRAQEMIKQAGLNVGGIRYVYDEEQDPGLVIRQDPSPGSKVAKGSNVNLWISTDVEPE is encoded by the coding sequence ATGCCGATATACGAGCAGACCAGCAACAAAAAGAACGTATGGGTGGCGATCCTCTCGGGGGCCCTGTCCGGCCTGATCACCACCATTTTATTCTGGGCCTTTATCCAGCCGATCCTGGAGATGTCCGAGGTGCCGGATGTCACCGGCAAGAAGGTCGAGATCGCCAAATCGCTGCTGGAGGGCCGCGGATTCCGGGTGTACGAGGAGACGGCCATCAGCGATCCCACCGTGCCGGACGGGACGGTCAGCAAGCAGGATCCGGTGCCGGGCAGCAAGGTCCGCAAAGGGTGGACGGTCAAGGTGTGGCCCAACAGCGCCGGGGCCGAAGTGCCCAATATGAAGAGCCTGCCTCTGGCCCAGGCCACGGTGGTGCTGCAGCAGTCCGGGCTTAAGCTGGGACAGGTGATAATGCAGCCCTCCGACTCGGTGGAGAAGGACGGGGTGATATCCAGCAATCCGGTGTTCGGGCTGAAGGTGTCCAAGGACAGCGCGGTGGACCTGATAGTCAGCGCCGGGGCCGGAGAGGTGGCGGTGCCCTCGGTGCGCGGCTGGGGCCGGTCCCGGGCCCAGGAGATGATCAAGCAGGCCGGCCTTAACGTGGGCGGCATCCGATATGTCTACGACGAGGAGCAGGATCCGGGCCTGGTGATCCGACAGGATCCCTCGCCGGGATCCAAGGTCGCCAAGGGCTCCAATGTCAACCTCTGGATAAGCACCGACGTCGAACCGGAATAA
- the nusB gene encoding transcription antitermination factor NusB: MGSRRKSRELALQALYQVDVTGDLVEKALYDLKHRNPEDPEMVEFSGVLVNAVITNLDSIDRVIVKAAQNWTIDRMALIDRNIIRLGVAQLQHLEEQVPPKVAIDESIELAKKFGDEESGRFINGVLDKIFKDMGKKER, translated from the coding sequence ATGGGCTCCCGAAGAAAATCAAGAGAACTGGCCCTGCAGGCCCTGTACCAGGTGGACGTCACCGGGGACCTGGTGGAGAAGGCGCTGTATGACCTTAAACACCGGAATCCAGAGGATCCTGAAATGGTCGAGTTTTCAGGGGTCCTGGTCAATGCCGTGATCACCAACCTGGACAGCATCGATCGGGTCATCGTGAAAGCGGCCCAGAACTGGACCATAGACCGCATGGCCCTGATCGACCGGAATATCATCCGTCTGGGGGTGGCTCAATTGCAGCATCTTGAGGAGCAGGTGCCCCCCAAGGTGGCCATCGACGAATCCATCGAACTGGCCAAGAAGTTCGGGGACGAGGAATCCGGGCGCTTCATAAACGGAGTGCTGGACAAGATATTCAAGGATATGGGAAAAAAGGAAAGATAA
- the rsmB gene encoding 16S rRNA (cytosine(967)-C(5))-methyltransferase RsmB — translation MTARETALNILSAIDQNTEFSDSILRKYFSQAGLSRVDQNLARELVSGVLRQRAKLDWLLDGSLKRGLKSLNTLEANILRLGLYQVAFLDKIPAFAAVNESVELVKRFGRKEIIGLTNAVLRDIIRNKKYLKKPDTGDKVKDAGIEYSHPEWLIERWAKQLGWDDALKILEFNNSPAPVIIRANRLKASAENLFEQLKAGGFGPKCLEILPQAIEIDNPSGLVDNELFVRGHFYFQDFSAQAAGMLFGAKEGDNILDLCAAPGGKAGLALEQAGGRADMFALDRSFRKLPRVRENFIRLGLDSWYLINGDAVDIKFKTAFDLVLADVPCTGLGVIRRRLDLRWRIREADIQRMAGLQSRILENAAGLVKPGGALVYSTCTLTPEENQDQVKGFLIRHPEFRLDPAEKYLPAALAQDGFLAAWPQLHQMDGAFAARLIKSKNI, via the coding sequence GTGACGGCCAGAGAAACCGCTCTCAATATCCTGTCGGCCATAGATCAGAATACCGAATTCAGCGACAGCATATTGAGAAAATATTTCAGCCAGGCCGGGCTTTCCCGGGTCGACCAGAACCTGGCCAGGGAATTGGTGTCCGGGGTGCTCAGGCAAAGGGCCAAACTGGACTGGCTGCTGGATGGGTCGCTTAAAAGGGGCCTTAAATCACTGAATACATTGGAAGCCAATATCTTGCGGTTGGGGTTGTATCAGGTTGCATTTTTGGACAAAATCCCGGCATTTGCAGCGGTAAATGAAAGCGTTGAACTGGTTAAACGCTTTGGCCGGAAAGAGATAATTGGCTTGACAAACGCCGTGCTGCGGGATATAATTAGGAACAAAAAATATCTGAAAAAACCCGATACCGGGGATAAAGTTAAAGATGCCGGCATCGAATATTCCCATCCGGAATGGCTGATCGAAAGATGGGCCAAGCAATTGGGCTGGGATGATGCCCTAAAGATATTGGAATTCAATAATTCTCCGGCCCCGGTGATCATAAGGGCCAACCGTCTGAAGGCCTCGGCCGAAAATTTATTCGAACAACTTAAGGCTGGCGGGTTTGGGCCCAAATGCCTGGAAATCCTTCCCCAGGCCATAGAAATAGACAACCCTTCCGGACTGGTTGATAATGAATTATTTGTCCGGGGGCATTTCTATTTTCAGGATTTCAGCGCCCAGGCGGCGGGGATGCTTTTTGGTGCCAAGGAAGGCGACAACATTTTAGACCTCTGCGCGGCTCCGGGGGGCAAGGCCGGGCTGGCCCTGGAGCAGGCCGGCGGCCGGGCGGATATGTTCGCCCTGGACCGAAGTTTCCGGAAACTGCCCAGGGTCAGGGAGAATTTCATCCGGCTGGGCTTGGATTCATGGTATTTGATCAACGGCGATGCCGTTGATATAAAATTCAAAACCGCTTTCGATCTGGTCCTGGCCGATGTGCCCTGCACCGGGCTGGGCGTCATTCGGCGGCGGCTGGACCTGCGCTGGCGGATCAGGGAGGCCGATATCCAGCGGATGGCCGGGCTGCAGAGCCGGATCCTGGAAAATGCCGCAGGGCTGGTCAAGCCAGGCGGGGCGCTGGTGTACAGCACCTGCACCCTGACCCCGGAGGAGAACCAGGATCAGGTAAAGGGTTTTTTGATCCGCCATCCCGAATTCCGGCTGGACCCGGCCGAAAAATATCTTCCGGCAGCGCTGGCCCAGGACGGTTTTCTGGCCGCCTGGCCGCAGCTCCATCAGATGGACGGGGCCTTTGCCGCCCGCTTAATAAAAAGTAAAAACATATAA
- the fmt gene encoding methionyl-tRNA formyltransferase: MRIIFMGTPGFALSTLEAIHQKGHEVLAVFTQPDRPAGRGRSIVFSPVKQKALELGLLVQQPGNLKQDQIIQAVSSLAPEALVVVAYGLKLPSDILNIPKYGAVNLHPSMLPRYRGAAPINHALINGDKATGVSTILMNDRMDAGDIILQQEVPITDDENAGMLEARLAKLGADLISSSLDILKTGKAEFKKQDESLVTYAPKLSSADGHIDWKRKSIEIQNQIRGLTPRPGSFALFKGKRLEILNILTNCKLKIENYELLPGQVVATDKNSGLAVKTLDGSVILTELKPQGKNAMSGDEFIRGYKPLVGEKLS; encoded by the coding sequence GTGCGGATAATCTTTATGGGGACCCCGGGGTTTGCCCTGTCCACCCTGGAGGCCATTCATCAAAAGGGGCACGAGGTCTTGGCGGTTTTTACCCAGCCGGACCGGCCGGCGGGCCGGGGCCGCAGCATTGTCTTTTCCCCGGTCAAGCAGAAGGCTTTGGAGCTGGGTTTATTGGTTCAACAGCCCGGCAATCTGAAACAGGATCAAATAATCCAGGCTGTTTCCAGCCTGGCCCCCGAAGCGTTGGTGGTGGTGGCTTACGGGCTCAAACTCCCCAGCGACATCCTGAACATCCCGAAATACGGCGCGGTCAACCTGCACCCCTCGATGCTTCCCAGATACCGCGGGGCGGCACCCATCAATCATGCTTTGATAAATGGGGACAAGGCGACAGGTGTTTCCACTATCCTGATGAACGACAGGATGGACGCCGGGGACATCATCCTGCAGCAGGAGGTGCCGATCACCGACGATGAAAACGCCGGGATGCTGGAAGCCAGGCTGGCCAAGCTGGGGGCAGATCTGATCTCCAGTAGTTTGGATATTTTGAAGACAGGCAAGGCAGAGTTTAAAAAACAGGATGAGTCCCTGGTGACCTATGCTCCAAAGCTTTCATCGGCCGACGGGCATATAGACTGGAAACGGAAGTCCATAGAGATACAGAACCAGATCCGGGGGCTGACCCCCAGGCCGGGGTCCTTTGCCCTGTTCAAAGGGAAACGATTAGAGATCCTGAATATACTGACAAATTGCAAATTGAAAATTGAAAATTACGAATTACTACCGGGGCAAGTAGTGGCAACGGACAAAAACAGCGGACTGGCGGTTAAAACCCTGGACGGGTCGGTCATCTTGACGGAACTAAAACCACAGGGAAAAAATGCGATGAGCGGGGACGAATTCATCCGGGGATACAAGCCGCTGGTGGGGGAAAAGTTATCATGA
- a CDS encoding lysylphosphatidylglycerol synthase transmembrane domain-containing protein gives MREKIKKTSLLILRILVSLGLIGWILWPYKKDPQELTATFKNIDHWYLIGAFVAYFIVNAFCTWRWRILLSARGIRAGYWRLFRYFLNGLFFGNFLPTTVGGDLARAYLVVNDCNKKSEALASVLVDRFIGLFGVIITGIVGLVLVAKTGEELFLLRVMVIVIVAVLLFVALFLNKSLVKKFRWVLKLPLVERIENHLIDFYHSLYIYRTHKNEVFWAFIQSLMVQLFVVFTAYFIAVSMGISISIIPFFLYMPVIAAVSMIPLSINGWGLQEGAFILFFGRAGVVRSAALSLGFLYHLVAIAISLLGGILWLIYGGRKPANDNKGGSKCG, from the coding sequence ATGAGAGAAAAGATAAAGAAAACCTCCCTGCTGATCCTGAGGATATTGGTCAGCCTGGGACTGATCGGGTGGATACTTTGGCCCTATAAAAAAGATCCCCAGGAGCTGACAGCGACCTTTAAAAACATTGATCACTGGTACCTGATAGGGGCTTTTGTGGCCTACTTCATAGTCAATGCGTTCTGCACATGGCGCTGGCGGATATTGCTATCGGCCAGAGGAATCAGAGCCGGCTACTGGAGACTCTTCCGATATTTTCTGAACGGGCTGTTCTTCGGGAATTTTCTGCCCACCACGGTGGGGGGCGACCTGGCCCGGGCCTACTTGGTTGTGAATGACTGCAATAAAAAATCCGAAGCCTTGGCCTCGGTGCTGGTGGATCGCTTCATCGGTCTTTTCGGGGTGATCATCACCGGCATCGTAGGATTGGTCTTGGTGGCCAAGACTGGGGAAGAATTGTTCCTGCTGAGGGTCATGGTCATAGTCATCGTGGCGGTGTTGCTGTTCGTGGCCCTGTTCCTGAATAAATCTCTGGTGAAGAAGTTCCGTTGGGTCCTGAAACTTCCACTGGTAGAGAGGATTGAAAATCACCTGATCGATTTCTATCATTCCCTGTACATATATCGCACCCATAAAAACGAAGTGTTCTGGGCTTTCATCCAATCGCTGATGGTCCAGTTGTTCGTGGTTTTTACGGCCTATTTCATCGCCGTATCGATGGGGATATCCATTTCAATAATTCCCTTCTTCCTGTACATGCCGGTGATAGCAGCAGTGAGCATGATCCCACTGTCCATCAACGGCTGGGGGCTGCAGGAGGGGGCGTTCATCCTGTTCTTCGGCCGGGCCGGGGTGGTCAGGTCGGCAGCCCTTTCCCTGGGGTTTTTATACCATCTGGTGGCTATCGCCATCTCGCTGCTGGGCGGAATACTGTGGCTGATCTATGGGGGGCGCAAACCGGCCAATGACAATAAAGGCGGTTCAAAGTGCGGATAA
- a CDS encoding glycosyltransferase family 2 protein, translating into MSTATAIIIPHHNGQQMLADCLRSLAQTEYDNFRIYLVDNASRDGSPQWAKQNYPQIEVISSQQNLGYAGGCNLGIRSTTEKYIVLLNNDTEVKPDWLGKLSSELDQDDTIAAAQPKILWLKDRSLFDYSGGAGGMMDIFGFPYCLGRLFDCKEKDLGQYDHDQKDIFWASGSASIYRRSVLDKVGLLDQDFFMHMEEIDLAWRMHLAGHRVTAVPGSVIYHLSGGSLPAGNFRKMYLNHRNSLLMLWKNYSLVSLLWIWPLRLALEGMAFLKALASGNLEWARAIVQAGLWMAENPRLVWKKRREVQKLRAASDSRIRAEMYRGSIAVRYFLQGKRTANDL; encoded by the coding sequence ATGTCAACCGCCACAGCCATAATAATACCGCATCACAACGGCCAACAGATGCTGGCCGACTGTCTGCGGTCCCTGGCCCAGACCGAATATGACAATTTCCGGATCTACCTGGTGGACAATGCCTCGCGGGACGGAAGCCCCCAATGGGCCAAACAAAACTATCCGCAGATAGAAGTGATCTCCTCCCAACAGAACCTGGGATATGCCGGCGGCTGCAACCTGGGCATCCGTTCCACCACCGAGAAATATATCGTTCTCCTGAACAATGACACCGAGGTCAAACCGGACTGGCTGGGCAAGCTGTCCTCCGAACTGGACCAGGACGACACCATAGCTGCGGCCCAGCCCAAGATCCTGTGGCTTAAGGATCGCAGCCTGTTCGATTATTCCGGAGGGGCCGGGGGCATGATGGATATTTTCGGCTTTCCCTATTGTCTGGGCCGCCTGTTCGACTGCAAGGAGAAGGACCTGGGGCAGTACGACCATGACCAGAAAGATATCTTCTGGGCCTCGGGATCGGCCTCCATATACCGCCGGAGCGTGCTGGACAAGGTGGGCCTGCTGGACCAGGATTTCTTCATGCATATGGAGGAGATAGACCTGGCCTGGCGGATGCACCTGGCCGGGCACCGGGTGACAGCCGTCCCCGGGTCGGTGATCTATCATCTATCCGGAGGCTCCCTGCCGGCCGGCAATTTCCGCAAGATGTACCTTAACCACCGCAACAGCCTGCTGATGCTGTGGAAGAACTATTCGCTGGTCAGCCTGCTGTGGATCTGGCCCCTGCGGCTGGCGCTGGAGGGGATGGCTTTCTTGAAAGCCTTGGCATCCGGCAACCTGGAGTGGGCCCGGGCCATTGTCCAGGCGGGTTTATGGATGGCGGAAAACCCCCGGCTGGTCTGGAAAAAACGCCGGGAGGTCCAGAAGTTAAGAGCCGCCAGCGACAGCAGGATCAGGGCCGAAATGTACCGGGGCAGCATAGCGGTCAGGTATTTTCTTCAGGGCAAACGCACTGCCAACGATTTATAA
- a CDS encoding DUF116 domain-containing protein, producing the protein MTGSKRLFLALSFASLAILGSGVMLLFWLVMPRLQLLSEWMFYAAGAAAALFLLVVSGGLFLLFLSAITERDFLFPHGKKQVTVKVLYPINLFLGFLLGIGRERVGESFVEFNNALVRATRKRVDPGRIMILLPHCLQLSDCQYRVTSDIGNCRRCGKCAISKLAELSGKINARIAVATGGTLARRLIVEIKPTLILAVACERDLVSGILDAYPIPVYGILNQRPHGPCNNTTVDMEKVQAGFFSLLGKEV; encoded by the coding sequence ATGACCGGCAGCAAGAGGTTGTTTTTGGCCCTGTCCTTCGCCAGCCTGGCCATCCTGGGCAGCGGGGTGATGCTGCTTTTCTGGCTGGTGATGCCCCGCCTGCAGCTGCTGTCGGAATGGATGTTCTATGCCGCCGGAGCCGCGGCAGCATTGTTCCTGCTGGTGGTCAGCGGCGGACTGTTCCTGCTTTTCCTGTCGGCCATAACCGAAAGGGATTTCCTGTTCCCCCACGGGAAAAAACAGGTGACGGTCAAGGTGCTCTACCCCATAAACCTTTTTCTGGGATTTCTGCTGGGCATCGGCCGGGAGAGGGTGGGGGAGTCTTTCGTGGAATTCAACAATGCCCTGGTCCGGGCCACCAGAAAGCGGGTCGATCCCGGCCGGATAATGATATTGCTGCCGCACTGCCTGCAGCTGAGCGACTGCCAATATCGGGTAACATCGGATATCGGGAACTGTCGGAGATGCGGCAAATGTGCCATCTCCAAGCTGGCCGAGCTTTCTGGAAAAATCAACGCCAGGATCGCAGTGGCCACCGGAGGAACCTTGGCCCGGCGGCTGATCGTGGAGATCAAGCCGACCCTGATCCTGGCGGTGGCCTGCGAACGGGACCTGGTCTCGGGGATCCTGGATGCCTACCCCATCCCGGTCTACGGCATTTTGAACCAGCGCCCCCACGGACCGTGCAACAACACCACGGTGGACATGGAAAAGGTCCAGGCGGGATTTTTCTCCCTGCTGGGAAAGGAAGTTTAA
- a CDS encoding metallophosphoesterase family protein — protein MRCALISDIHGNHEALAAVLADIKQKGIKDIFCLGDTVGYGADPAECLAEVGGLTDKVIAGNHDHGAVGLLDLSNFNLNARKAAEWTGKKLTSGERDLLKKLPLNLKSSIQGNEMLMVHSTPHKPEDWHYILSLDEAEYQFEKFGERLCFVGHSHQPVFWECDAQGKCSIAGREYVHLERDRRYIINVGSVGQPRDGDPRATYAICDGERMEVAIRRVEYDIKSAQGKIIRAGLPARLAERLSTGI, from the coding sequence ATGCGGTGCGCCTTAATATCAGACATACACGGCAACCATGAAGCCCTGGCCGCGGTGCTGGCCGATATCAAACAAAAAGGGATCAAGGACATATTTTGCCTGGGCGACACCGTAGGTTACGGCGCCGATCCGGCCGAGTGCCTGGCGGAGGTAGGCGGGCTTACCGATAAGGTCATTGCCGGCAATCACGACCATGGGGCGGTGGGCCTGCTGGATCTTTCCAACTTCAATCTTAATGCCCGCAAAGCGGCGGAATGGACGGGGAAAAAGCTAACCTCGGGGGAAAGGGACCTCCTCAAAAAACTACCACTTAATCTAAAATCCAGCATTCAGGGAAACGAAATGCTGATGGTTCACTCCACTCCCCATAAGCCGGAGGACTGGCATTATATCCTGTCGCTGGATGAGGCCGAATACCAGTTTGAAAAATTTGGCGAAAGGCTTTGTTTTGTCGGCCATTCCCACCAGCCCGTATTCTGGGAATGCGACGCCCAGGGCAAGTGCAGCATAGCCGGCCGGGAGTACGTTCACCTGGAGAGGGACCGGAGATATATAATCAACGTGGGCAGCGTGGGGCAGCCCAGGGACGGCGACCCTAGGGCCACCTATGCCATCTGCGACGGGGAAAGAATGGAAGTGGCCATACGGCGGGTGGAGTACGACATCAAATCCGCCCAGGGAAAGATAATCCGGGCCGGTTTGCCGGCCCGTCTGGCCGAACGCCTGTCAACCGGGATCTAA
- the ribE gene encoding 6,7-dimethyl-8-ribityllumazine synthase produces the protein MPKIIEGHLSAADKKFCLVVSRFNDLISQRLVDGALDCITRHGGSDANVELVWVPGSFEIPGVAARVAASKKYQAVICLGAVIRGDTPHFDYIAAEVAKGVAQVSMNSGVPTVFGVITTDNLDQALDRAGSKAGNKGWQAALSAIELTDLYRKI, from the coding sequence ATGCCAAAGATAATCGAGGGCCACTTAAGCGCGGCCGACAAAAAATTCTGCCTGGTGGTGTCACGGTTCAACGACCTGATAAGCCAGCGCCTGGTGGACGGGGCCTTGGACTGCATAACCAGGCACGGCGGGAGCGACGCCAACGTGGAGCTGGTCTGGGTGCCGGGCTCCTTTGAGATCCCCGGGGTGGCTGCCAGGGTGGCCGCATCCAAAAAATATCAGGCGGTCATCTGCCTGGGGGCCGTCATCCGGGGCGATACCCCGCATTTCGACTATATCGCGGCCGAGGTGGCCAAGGGGGTGGCCCAGGTCTCCATGAATTCAGGGGTGCCCACGGTGTTCGGAGTGATCACCACCGACAACCTGGACCAGGCCCTGGACCGGGCCGGCAGCAAGGCCGGCAACAAGGGATGGCAGGCGGCCCTGTCGGCCATCGAGCTGACCGACCTCTACCGGAAGATATAA
- a CDS encoding bifunctional 3,4-dihydroxy-2-butanone-4-phosphate synthase/GTP cyclohydrolase II codes for MNGKPKFNSISEAIRDIRAGKMIIVVDDECRENEGDLVMAAARVTPAAVNFMAKEGRGLVCASLARQRLEALDLGPMVERNTAKLGTNFAISVDAVKGTTTGISAHDRAATIKTLIHPKTRPSDLARPGHVFPLMSAEGGVLRRTGHTEAALDLARLAGLYPAGVICEIISDDGTMARGAKLFAFAARHKLKIITIKDLIEYRRKKEKLVMPVLETRLPTKYGQFRLVVYEDLIENYHHLALVKGAVRNRKNILVRVHSQCLTGDILGSSRCDCGDQLAGAMKMIDQEGRGVFLYMRQEGRGIGLFNKLKAYKLQDQGMDTIEANLALGFAADERDYGIGAQILADLGLSSIRLITNNPDKIAGLEGYGLKIVKRIASQVPCTPANARYMKTKRDKMGHLLDKNFCLS; via the coding sequence GGTGGATGATGAGTGCCGCGAGAACGAAGGGGACCTGGTGATGGCCGCGGCCAGGGTGACGCCGGCAGCGGTGAACTTCATGGCCAAGGAGGGGCGGGGCCTGGTCTGCGCGTCGCTAGCCCGACAGAGGCTGGAGGCGCTGGATCTGGGCCCGATGGTGGAGCGCAACACCGCCAAGCTGGGCACCAACTTTGCCATTTCGGTGGATGCCGTAAAGGGCACCACCACCGGCATCTCCGCCCATGACCGGGCGGCCACCATCAAAACCCTGATCCACCCCAAGACCCGGCCCTCCGATCTGGCCCGGCCCGGCCATGTATTCCCCCTGATGTCGGCCGAGGGCGGGGTGCTGCGGCGGACCGGACATACCGAAGCGGCCCTGGACCTGGCCCGGCTGGCCGGACTGTATCCGGCCGGGGTGATCTGTGAGATCATCTCCGACGACGGCACCATGGCCCGGGGTGCAAAACTTTTTGCCTTCGCCGCCAGGCACAAACTGAAGATCATCACCATCAAGGATCTGATAGAATACCGCCGGAAGAAGGAAAAATTGGTGATGCCGGTGCTGGAGACCAGGCTGCCCACCAAATACGGCCAGTTCCGGCTGGTGGTGTACGAAGACCTGATCGAGAACTACCATCATCTGGCCCTGGTCAAGGGGGCGGTCAGGAACCGGAAAAATATCCTGGTGCGGGTGCATTCCCAGTGCCTGACCGGGGACATTCTGGGCTCCAGCCGCTGCGACTGCGGGGACCAGCTGGCGGGGGCCATGAAGATGATCGACCAGGAGGGCCGGGGGGTCTTTTTGTACATGAGGCAGGAGGGCCGGGGCATCGGGTTGTTCAACAAGCTGAAGGCCTATAAGTTGCAGGACCAGGGGATGGACACCATCGAAGCCAACCTGGCCCTGGGCTTCGCCGCCGACGAGAGGGACTACGGCATCGGGGCCCAGATACTGGCCGACCTGGGCCTCTCCAGCATCAGGTTGATCACCAACAACCCCGATAAGATCGCCGGCCTGGAGGGCTATGGCCTGAAGATAGTAAAGCGGATCGCCAGTCAGGTGCCCTGCACCCCGGCCAACGCCCGCTATATGAAGACCAAGCGCGACAAGATGGGACATCTGCTGGACAAGAATTTCTGCCTCAGCTGA